The window TACCGGCACGCCATCGAACACCATTACCGCTTCTTCAGCTACGGCGACGCCATGCTGATCCATCGACATGAAATTTGAATTGCACGCCACCGACGGCGCCGCGCGGCGCGGCGCGCTGACCCTCGCCCACGGCACGGTGGAGACACCGGTGTTCATGCCCGTGGGCACCTACGGCACGGTCAAGGCCATGGCGCCCGACGAACTGGAGGAGATCGGCGCACGCATCGTGCTCGGCAACACCTTCCACCTGTGGCTGAGGCCGGGCCTCGACGTGATCCGCGCCCACGGCGGGCTGCACCGTTTCATGGGCTGGGACGGACCGATCCTCACCGACTCGGGCGGCTTCCAGGTGTTCAGCCTGGGCGAGCTGCGAAAGATCAGCGAGGAGGGCGTCAAGTTCGCCTCGCCCATCAACGGCGACCGTCTGTTCATGCGGCCCGAGGACTCGATGCGGATCCAGCACGTCCTGAACTCGGACGTCGTGATGATCTTCGACGAATGCACGCCCTGGCCGGCCACGGAGCGGGAAGCCGCCGATTCGATGCGCCTTTCCCTGCGCTGGGCGAAGCGGTCGCGCGACGAGCACGATCGACTGGAGAATGCCAACGTCCTGTTCGGCATCGTGCAGGGCGGCATGTTCGAGCATTTTCGCGACGAGTCGCTGTCGGGACTGGCCGGCATCGGCTTCGATGGTTACGCCATCGGCGGCCTCTCGGTGGGCGAGCCGAAGGAGGACTTCGAGCGCATCCTCGCCCACACCGCGCCACGCCTGCCCGCCGACAGGCCGCGCTACCTGATGGGCGTCGGCACGCCCGAAGACATCGTCTACGCGGTGTCGCAAGGCATCGACATGTTCGACTGCGTGCTGCCGACACGCAACGCGCGCAACGGCCATCTTTTCACGCGCTTCGGCGACGTCCGTATCAAGAACGCCTGCCACAAGTCCGACACCCGCCCGCTGGACGAGACCTGCGGCTGCTATTGCTGCCGCAACTTCACGCGCGCCTACCTGCACCACCTGCACCGGGCCGGCGAAATCCTCGGCGCGCGGCTCAACACC is drawn from Candidatus Nitricoxidivorans perseverans and contains these coding sequences:
- the tgt gene encoding tRNA guanosine(34) transglycosylase Tgt, translated to MKFELHATDGAARRGALTLAHGTVETPVFMPVGTYGTVKAMAPDELEEIGARIVLGNTFHLWLRPGLDVIRAHGGLHRFMGWDGPILTDSGGFQVFSLGELRKISEEGVKFASPINGDRLFMRPEDSMRIQHVLNSDVVMIFDECTPWPATEREAADSMRLSLRWAKRSRDEHDRLENANVLFGIVQGGMFEHFRDESLSGLAGIGFDGYAIGGLSVGEPKEDFERILAHTAPRLPADRPRYLMGVGTPEDIVYAVSQGIDMFDCVLPTRNARNGHLFTRFGDVRIKNACHKSDTRPLDETCGCYCCRNFTRAYLHHLHRAGEILGARLNTIHNLFYYQTLMTELRTAIIENHLAAHALEFHRNRARGPV